GTGGCGAGGAGGGAGTTACGCaaagagtaaaattttggggataaaagagattatgttaatttactaaAGCAGTATGACTTTGAGTGAGAGCTAATGTGCAATCTTAGCTGGTGTCCTAAAATGATGTGGAAAATCAtagttatcattttttaaagtcataaattaataataacatatgtcatgtttttattgggtatgataTGGCAAAATAACAGATTCTGTTAggttacttaacgaaaattgatttttattctcGCCTACATGATGAGGCCCGAGGAtatgtaaaagtttttttttttttttttttttttttaaatagaaaaacttGAGCACGTGATCCAAGCTGGGTTCAGGCCCAAGGAAATCAAAGCGGCCCAATTCAACGCCGAGTTGGAGCCACGGATGTATGCCAATTTGAATTGGAACCGGAAAAGAAACCAAGccctcgaaaaaaaaaaaaaaaaattattcgcATCCTCTTTTTCAAAACCCCTCCAATTCCTcaaattcctctctctctctctctctctctctgtgagaAGCTTCTGTGAGCACCAATGCTTTCCTTCACTGAGCCCTAACACCCCCACCTCTCTCCATTTCCTGCTATTTAGGGTTTTGGAACAATCAACTCTCGGCAGTCTCCGAGTGACAGAATGGACCGGAGATTCAATGGCCCGACCGCTCCTTCGAGCTCCCCCTACGGCGCAGCCTCCACCGCCGCCACTAGATCGCCCTCTCCGCCTCCGCAACCTAACTACAGCAGCCGACCCGTTCAGGTGCTCATTCTGTGTAACCCTACACATTCTCGTATAAACCCACTTCTAAAACCCTAGCTCTTTGCTTTTATAGACACTCTCTAGGGTTTTAGAATCAATTGCTTTGTGAAGACCAGCAGAGAATCGGTTAGCTCATTGGTTCTTAGTAGTGGTTTTGTCCGgaagtaaaattttattatttgggCTTAAACTGATGCAAATTCTGCTTCCTAAACCAAAATCGAAGTGCTTTTCGAAATGCCAAGTATGTTAAGCCTCAGGGTTTTAATATTGCTGAGTTAGATAAGTATTAGTACTTAAAAGTGTAGAAATACGTACTACATATCATAGATTAATGAAAAATTTGCTGCAATTTTTGGGTTATAGGATCCAATTACACTACGAAGAACAGTTGAAGTACCGTAGGTGGGTGCTGTGGCAGTTTGGCTTTTTAGATTCAATTCCAAAATATCTCCAGCTAGCATTTAGCCCAGTTGTTATATTCGGGTTTTAGGATTAATTCaaagtacttataaaaaaaaaggactaattcaaaatatttaggGTGGTGATCTTTTGGTTCTATAGGgcaatattgttttttaagcCATTTCCCCTACTACAATGACTGAGCTGTTTTAGGTACATATCTTGTATTCTCATTCTCATTTACATGGacaatatcaatttataaaactGGGTTTTGTTGGTTATCCTGTGGTTAGGATCAATTGCGTTCTGGAAGGCCTTAGAAAGTACATAAAGTGTTAAGTATGTTGAAATTGTTGTATTAAAGTTAGTTGAGTTGAGGTTTTTGCTTTCTTAGGTCCCGGTTTATGACAATCCTAATACTCAATGTTTAGTTCTTATTCTACATTTTCTTTCTGATCAACTCGAGGATGGAAATTTTGAGGTCAGTTGAAATTCATGGATAGATAAAACGTGTGAAATACCATACTCTGAACTCATTTTGGTTAGGAGGAGAGAAATTAGGAGAAATGCATCTTATAAGAAACTAGTTTATGCTTGCACCAATTAATCAAAAGGTCAGCTCTGGTGTTTCTTTTTATGCTAAGTGCTTTGGATATTAGGGGCTGCAGATTATGGTAAAACAACAAGATGGAATAATttccagaaaaaataaaaagatgctAAAACCTTTAGGTGCTGAACCCAAAAAAGGGTGTTGGAGTATTGTTAGACCATTGGTTGAAATGTATTAAAGTTTGTATTACTGTATATATGTTTGAAATGTATTAAAGTTTGTATTACTGTATATATGTTTATcttgtagaatttttttttttacttttatgatTCTATACGTATAGTATTTTTTGCATATTAAAAATAGGTTTCTCAATAAAATGCATAAAGGACCTACctgataaaaatatggtatgaCTGACTCAGTGCTTTAGGCGGCTGTGATTGCGATTGTTTCTTAGATTTTACTGCTCTTTTGAAAATGTTCCATTTGTAACGTTTTTGTTGAACTTGCAATTTAAGTTTAGGTGAGCATGTCTTTTGAGATTTGGTTGGAATGAAGGTTTGCATGCAATTCTGTGATCTGTGTATGGGGTGTCTATTTACTGTTCCTTGGCATGAGTTGGGTTACTAAAATTAACTCCTTTATATTTATAAAAGGCTAGTTTACAAATTCTGCAAGTGTGTATGGCTGACTTACAATTGGCCTTAAGTTTAAGTCTCACTGGACGTGCTTTCCAGATTGGACTAGATTGAAGCTCCGTTTGCAATAATTTGGTCTGTGCATTGTTATTAcaattatgtatttttattttgtagaaGGCTATTCTAAAAGATTGTTTCAATTTGGACGGCAGCCTTCATTTATGATGAAGAAAATGCCATAAATTGAATCTGGTTGGGTCAATACTGAATTGGTGTATACAAATGTTTTAACCAAATATCTTTTGTCTCCTGTCTCCTATCAtccattttggattttttttgagTTCTCTGGATGATAGTCTCAATCTAGATTTTAATTGTTCTATTTCAAGCATGGGTAAGCAGTAGATTGATACTTGATTATCGTTTTtcagttttaatgttttcatcatatAGGATAGACCATAACATAACATCTgcaactaaaagaaaaaagggtcaACTGAATGTAATGTTATTAACTCATGAGAAATTATACCTAGCTTCTAATTTCAATTTCAGGAAGCACTGGAACACTTGGCATCCATTGACCTGTTTGAGTTGTGTGATGAAGCAAAAGTTGAACGTTGTCGGGCAACTAGAGACTTGAGAAGCTGTGGACGCTCTGTACAGTATGTTTTGATCTCATGTGGACATGCCTCTTTGTGTGCAGAGTGTAGTCAACGGTGTGATCTTTGCCCTATATGTAGAATCCCAATACCAAAGAATGGTAATAGACAACGACTTCGCCTGTATTATGAGTGCATAGCAGCTGGCCTTATCTCCAAAAGATGTGATGAGAAATTTCAAGAGAGGGAAGACGGGGACAAGCAACTAACTGCTGATGTCCAACGTCTCTATTCTCTGTTTGATGTTGCCCTGGAGAATAACTTAGTTTCTTTGATTTGTCACTGTATCCTTCATGGCAAGACTGATATCTTCACTTCTTTTTGTCAGGGgcatatatataagttttagaTTTAATACTATCATCTCTACTTTACGTATCAAAAGTATTATCCCCGCTTTGTACATTACTGGCTGGGAAATTTCGAGAATTTtggataaaatagaaaaaaaaataaaaaaaattagacagaTAACTTGAACAAGATAACCAAATATTCTTATTAATACGCTATAGATACGTGCACTTTTAGTAATTATACTGGCATTCTGTTGAAATTTCTCCTTTATCCAAAGCTCACGTTTCTTTAACAGAGAGTTAACAGATGTAACAGATGTTTGTATGGATGAAAGTGCAGTGTCTAGTGATCCTGTCATAGCTTTCTTATTGGATGAAGTGGTTGTCAAGGATTGGTGCAAGAGGGCGTTCAGAAACATCACAACAGAACTTCAAGGAATTTGTATCcttaaattgttaaaaatatttttgatgttTGGAGGCCATTGTTCTTTTTTGCATGTGCATACTTCCTATAATCTGAAGAGTGTGCACttcttaacatttttcattagATAATCTTGAAGTGGGTGAGATGAACACTAAGTTGAGTTTACTACTTAAGTGTTATGTTCAGCTGGCTGGCATATGCAATGTGCTTGAAGTTTTGGAGTCATCTTTTAAGGGGACTCTTTCAGCACAGCTTCGTGACTTGCACCACCTTCAAGAGAGTATATTGAAGACGAAGCAGGTTTTAAttgagatcttttttttttttttttttaagtgtagtACATTTATCTactgttttgattttgatgggTGGCCtgtttcttatttgttttgggATATGCATTGTCTTTGCGATAATAATGataacatatttttttcttattgaaagaacaattttatttatctCTCTCATATAGAAGATTGATTTTAGAGTTCTTATGAGttgacaattttattggctAGTCTTAAAAAAGCCTAATCTTCAATAGCCACCAAGCATATGAAATCACAAGTGATGGTTTTGGAATTTATAAATTGTAGTTATTGTGTATGTCACGTATTCTGACTAGGCCAGCCTTAAAAATTTTTGGCGGCAAGACGACTGCCTGTACTTTTCTCTGATATTTTGTTTAGGATAGTTGTAAACTTTCTTCATTTAAACTGCCAAAAACAATTTCTAGATATCTACACATAATTGATCTTTTCTCTCAGTActggttttttattttcagcATTTGGAGATGATGATGTGGTGTATAAGACATCAATTTCTGGAGAATGTGCAATCTCGGTATACTAATTTCACATCATGGCGTTCTCTTGTCCGTGAACGGAAATCAGCTGCAATTAAGCGTTCATGGCCTGATGCAGTAAATTACTCTGCAGAGCCCACTAGACAGGATGGTTCCTTGTTCATTGAAGATGCGTTGGTGAATCTTGATATAGAGCAGGGAGCTACACTCGAAACAGGGGAGCAATCAGAAGTTGCATTACTGCTGAAAAGTGGAGTCTCAGCAATTCTCCAGTCGAGGATAGAAGGGGTGGCAGGGTGCTAtccttttaaaagtttaagaaatGCAGTTGATATACTCTTCTTATGTGGAAGTTCTGATTTGGTGGTTGCAAAGCAGGCAATTGTATCCTTTGTCTTCCCTATATGTAGATTGGATGATTCTGTTCATTGTACAAAAATTGTAATTGTGCaggactttttctttttgtttccttcaTTTACAACAGCTTCTCTATTATCTGTTTGATCGACATTGGGAAATGCCTGATGAAACATGGAGAGACATCATGGAGGACTTTGCAGCTACCTTTAGTATTACCAGGCACTCATTACTTGAATCTTTAGTTTTTTATCTGTTGGATGACCACACAGACGAGGCGCTGCAGGTAACATTTTTAAGATGCTTGTTTGGTTTGGatgatcattttaatttttgacaAGGCATTAAATGTATCATTAAACCGATTGTATCTAATTTAGTTGAACCTTAACTTCAAATTTTGGAACACAATAAATCTTATagttcaattaatattttatgattAGTTTTATCTGTTCAGTTATATAGTGATACGATACTTTTAGGAtgtaatttggtttatataCGATTAGGTTGTAGCACTACTGCAGGcatgtgcatgtgtgtgtgtgttaataTCTAATGTGTTTTGATAGTAATGTCTAATGTTGAAACTTTTTTCATATAAATCACAAAATTTTGGGTTAATATCTAATGTGTTTTGATAAGTATGTCTAATGTTGAAACTTTTTTCatataaatcacaaaaatttTGGGGATTTAAATGCCCCCCAACACACACAGACACGCATtggccccccaaaaaaaatcttGTCCCTGCACTTTGCAAGGTGGCACTTAAATACTCCTCCTGCATGGATGTTCTGTGGAAAGGAATTCCCTACCTTATGTTATCCAGGAATGAGAGTTTGAGTTAGAAAAGAGTCTTGGAGCTTAATAGTATAAAGGCTTAACATAAAAGTAATATAGTTGGAAATAACTTGTACTTATCAAAATAGATAATTGGAACTAACATCTGTGGAAGTTCTGAATTAAATGTGTTGGGTTCTACTTTGTGTTAATGGTGCTGCTTGTCTAAGCTCAAATTAGTCCATATTGCGCTCTGTATTAAACTCCTAACTTGGTGTAGTATTTTatcttgttcttgtttttgtttataaaagttttaaagtTGAAGCAGATGAGATTTAACTGCAATCTCCattaaaaggaaataaagaaagaacGCTGACATTTCTAATTCCCAAATTATATCTTCTTGCCATAGCCAAGGTGTTTTAGTGTCTTGGATTCTTTGCATTAAATAATGCAAGTGCATGTCGTTAATATGGAAGTTCTCTTTGATCTTTCAGAACAATTTGATTTATGATCTCAATGTTGTTGGATTGCTAATTATActtaaaacattatattgcCTAGGAAGCTTGTCGCCTTCTTCCAGATATCTCAGGCCCAGCAACTCATCCTAAGATTGCACAAGTGTTGTTAGAAAGGAATAATCCTGATACAGCTCTAATGGTTTTACGGTGGTCTGGGGGTGATGGTGGATTACAGATGGTTTCGCTTAGTGAGGCTGTCACTGCCGTTCGGGTGAGGGTGGAGTGTGGACTTCTGACTGAAGCATTTACGCATCAGAGAATGCTCTGCACCAGAGTCAGGGAAAAGAAGTTGAAGCCTGGACCATCTGGGAATGCTTCTGATAATTTTAAAGGTGAACTTAGGAATTGGGTGGAATGGGTGGAGATATTGGTAACTGAAATCTGTTGCCTTTGTATACGAAGGAACTTGGTAGATCGAATGATAGAGTTGCCATGGAATTCTGATGAGGAGAAACATATCCATAAATGCCTGTTGGACTTTTCTATTGAAGACCCTTCAACAAGTTCTGGAAGTCTTCTTGTCGTATTCTATCTTCAGGTATTGACAAGATTTTAACTTTTACTCAAAATTGAGTTATGGGGTTAAGCATCTAACTTTGGTACTGCTAAGTTGCTGACCATCTTAAAAAGAATCGTCATTGTGAATGTCACTTTGTTCAGGTCTGTGATAgcttttctggttttttttccCCATGTAGCTTCCTTCATTTGGCTGTTTATTGATTATGTCATAGATTCACACTCATGAATCGTTAGGTTGTTTACATGTCTAGTTCTACTTCAATATAAATTCTTATTTCTTTAGTTGGTGACAAAATAGTTTATTAGAATGAATGCACTATACATTACAGTTATAGGTAACATATTGAAATATGAGAACTCCATCTTAGGTGATGCTACTTTAACAACTTTACAAGATTTAATTTTGAACTCAATTCCTagaaatcaaattcaaaattcaacaaCTATTACGTGAGAATAAGTGTGAAGATTGATACAAAGGAATACCTGAGGCCTTCTCAACAAGGAAAGGTGAATTTTTGTCAATGGAGTGACCGTGACAGGTGCAATTTagaaataaatgaatatgaatgATAAGAAACATTCTTAGATCTCATCCtatttttaagtgtattttCTGGTTTCTGGAAACTTAAAAGTTGGAGTGAATAAAATAACTTATGTGTCACGTGGTTGGTGGGATAAGGTTCCATTGAGGAAATCAATACTGTTTTATTTGCTCTCATTATGTGTTTTGCTTTTATTGTGAATGAGCATTTCACTGTCAGATGTTAGCGTGTCTGTATATTCATCCCAATTAAATTGTGAATTACTCCCAGATGCTGACGTATCGCTGTATCAAGTTTACATCTGTGGATGGTTTGTGAACATTTGTTATACTTAAGAGGAGCTCTCCATTTTAGCTTCTTGAAAGAAAATGGCAAATATCTTAGCATGAGTATATTTTGTTAAAACAACAGTTTTGGAAGTATATCCTGGCTTACAAAATTGTTGTTCTTTATCATTTCAGCGCTACCGATATACTGAAGCATACCAAGTTGATCTTAAACTTCAGACAGTGGAGCAGGAGTTCATTTCAAAGAGTTCTGACAGCGAAGAAGTTTTATTGAGAATAAGATCAGCAAGTCAGTGGAGAGCAAGATTGATTGTAAGTCATATAAACTTTTTAAGTAACTATAAGGTGGTCTATTTTATGGATTGTTGCCCCAGGGGTCAGGGGGGGAGGGAGTTTCGGTtgggaagggaagggaaggtGCAGTATTGCCTAGAAGGCAGTGTCTCTTTGTGTGATGTGGCTTATTTAGTGTGAATGGGAAGGGTGAGCTTTCAGGGGCTCATGAACAAGTTTGAGATGGGAAAAAAATTGGTCCTGCAAGCTAGATCCTGATAAATAACCATGTATATGGGAATGATATTGTTTGTGCTCTTCTGCAAGTGATTTTGTTGGGAAACGATtatttacttaaaataaaatcttgaattTGATTATATTCTTTTAATAAACAGGATAATTGCATGGAGTTGCTGCCAGAAGTCCAGAGGCAACAAGTGAAGTCTGGAAAATTGCCTGAGACTGCTTTTGACTTTggtgaagaagttgaaatggcaGCAAAATCTGATCTTCCTAAGGTGCAAGAGCCAATATCGACCAGTTTATTGATTCCCTCATCTACTgattcttctcttcttctgcGGATGGACCATACAGCTCCTTTTGTGAGATCATCGGTTTTTGAAACTCCTACAAGACTACATGGATCTGTCAACAATCATCGCTCTGAACATGTTACGTATGGCTCCCCATCAATTCTCCATGAAAGGGGACTAAAACCTATCAGCAAAGATTTCAAATTGGATGAAACCTCAACTCCTGGTACTCGTCGGGCTAGTCCCTTGAATGTCTCACCATTGAGAGAAATTAGTAAGGCTAACTATAGCAATCTCCAAGACGGATCACCGGAAACAGAACAAAATGGGTTTATCAACCAATTCCTAAATGCTAGTCCTCCATACTCCCACAGGCTTACCACTAATCGAGTAAGTACACCTAGTAGTGACTATGGCTTGTTCAAAGATTCTGTGGAGGGCCTGGACACTAATTTGTTTGGCAAAAGGATCCAGTCTGATAGAGATTATCGACTTCAGAATGTAGTCTCCTCAGATGATCCAATGGACGATTCTTTTAGGTAAATATAATTTCTTATCCCTGCTTTCACCATTACAGCCTGTTAGCCTGCTTTGTTGCTTGTGCGGTTAATTGCAGATGcagaaattttttcttcatgttCGTGGAATTCCATCCCTCACTCTTATTTATATAATCTCCTAAATTTTCAGCCATGGAGAGAAGGGTTTTGCTGCTGCTGTTCGCAATTCGAATGGTGGACCAAGATGGAGGTCTGATGAAACCagtgatgaggaagaggagcaCACTCCAGGGAGAAGTATCGGAATGGCTTATCAAACACCTCCCACAAGGAGAACAAGAAGAAGTAGACTAGCCAAGAGGTGAAGGCTGTGGCTGCCGATTTTGTCAACTTCAAAATATCCCTGTCCTTCCATTGCTGCTCCTCAGTGTGGTCTTGAAATAAGGGAACCTGCAAGAGATAGTAATGAAAGAGAGTTGCAGTCTTTCAGGTTTCTGCAGTTCCCATGGAAGGGGAAGCAAAGCATACAAGTAAAAGGATTATACTGGTTATAGTTGTGCTAGTAAGATTCAGCTCAGGAGATGAACTTGTATGGGTCATTCCCTTTAGAGATGGGTGAGTAGGTCTTTTGGGGGGGGAACAATCTGTGTAGGGTTGTGCCATTTTTGTATCCTAATTGAGGTAATTCAAAGGCCGAAGCAGTTATTTGGTAGTTATCACATTTTGCTAAGATGTATTAAActtatttttatgaaatcatATTGCCATGCTTAATCCTCCAAAGAAGTACATTTGTGTTCAAGTAATTGAAAGATATCCCTCCTGAGCGGCGTCTTGTGGGATGGTACTATTATGGTCACGCTCAAGTAGGATAGTTACAATTAGTTTCTCCTTCCAACCTTTtcgcttagaaaaaaaaaaaaagtgattgaaAGATGTGGTTAATTCTTgtgtttaaataattaaatttgctcttttttagcataatttttttagataagtagatagtgatttaacataattgcttctttttatttttttttttattttttatttttaaatacacTTTACCATGAAAGTATTCATGCATTTGCAATTTAGcccctaatatttaaatatttaatacaTCGAGTATATGAAGAGCTTGAGCCCACATTTAAAAGATTAGtacaatatcaattaaatgaaaatcCGTTTAAGcttagtatttatttattttgtaactTAGTAATTTAGTATACCCTATAAATTTGAATGAAGTTTAAGCATTcaatactaaataaaaaaataaaaaaataaaaaagtagatttgggattttattatttatccttacaattattattttctcctctctctcaccataccatattttctttgatttccatCGTATACCTTCTATAAAAAGCTCGGTTATCTTTCAAAAGCAAACTTCTTCGCCGAGAGGCTTGGAGTTCTGATCCGTGAAGAAGTGGAAGGAGATGACGGAGGCTCTGAAACTCCCTATCATAGACCTGTCCTCACCGGATCCCGTCTCCACCGCCAATTCAATCCGTCAGGTTCCAACCCTTACTTGTTCTCATTCGACATCAAAAGCACTCTTtgaggaagaaggaagaagttAAAGCAAAAGTATCCCTTTTTAATTGCGATTTTCCTATAcagaaattattaattaatcacAGAATTTATATGGAAAAAGGTTGTGCATTTTaacgattattattattattgttataaaAAGAAATCTCTAAAGTAGAAGAATGTGTAATGATAGGCATGCACAGAATATGGTTTCTTCTACCTTGTGAATCCTGGGGTGGAGCAAGAATTGGTTGAGAGAGTATTTGCGGAGAGCAGCAACTTCTTCTCACTCCCTTTGGAGGAAAAGATGAAACTGGCTCGCAAGGAACACAGAGGCTATACGCCGCTGTATGCTGAGAACCTCGATCCCACTTCCACTTCCAAAGGTTACAAAATTTAATGTTCTATGTCACAAATGTGGTTTCAATTGCATGTAGAGGACAGCTAGGATTATTGTTGTGGTAATTTACAAGTGAATTAGCAAGTTCTGCTTATTAAtgctttttattatttgttagcaTTTAACTTGTATATTGTTTGAGAGATTGACACTTTTTGGGGATTCTTTAAGTGTGACCAGGTTTCGGTCTAACTATGCTATATTAATCGTTTATATTATGTGAcatcttttcaatgtgggactcaacaTTTCTACACTCTATATTCAATAATCTCCACCTTATGCATGAGTTCATCATTGCATCGTTATACTTTCTCTCGAACATAAGCTGTATCAATCTTATGGACCATCTCTAAGATCACTTGTGTGGGCTACTTGAGCTTTATTCATTCTATGCACCTTCATCCCTGCTCCAATTGTGAAAGGACCCACCATTCATCCACCAATTGTGAAAGGGACTAATACCATTCATCCACCAATTGTGAAAGGGACTAATACCATCGACTACACTTGTAACACTCTGGTTTCATATTGGGAAGAGGAGAAAGAtactcatgggtgctaagtcttaCATTGCTTAGTTACTATGTGAAATTGGggtttataagtgattatagagaagttccaaattgactagttcctttggggtgatagcacaaatgtggctagcactttcTTTAGGCCGTTACAAATGGTGTTAGAGTCACCTAGTAATAGGCCATGTGATACTATCAGCATCGCATACCGTGGTCCTAACGAGGATGTTAGAGGTTTAAATGGGAAAGTTTGTAATACTctggtcccatattggaaaaATGAGTTGCCCACATAGAGTGAATGGTGTATAAAATGATAtgcatgggtgctaagtctcacagtACTTATTACTATGTAAAATTAGgcttataagtgattctagagaagttttaaattgattagtcattttggtGTGATAACGCAGATGTGACTAACACTTTTTCTGGGTTGTTACAACATTGCACACTGCTATTATCTTTAGGATCACTTGTGTGGGCTATGTGGGCTTTATCCATACTATGCACCATCATCCCTGCTCCAATTATGAAAGCGATCCACCATCCATGCATATGCATTGCCCTTGCTCCAATCATAAAAGGGACCACCATACCGCACACTATTATTGGCTCTGACACAACTTGTTTGGGAGATTACCACCATGGGGAATCTTTAAGTGAGACCATAACTTAACATATAGGATACCactcaacccaaaagtttaaCCGTATGAGTTTAGGCCAAACTATATTATATTAACCACTTACACGTGACATTTTTTCAATGTTGAACTTTTATACGTGTATACTTAACATTTATTATTATCTATCGTTTGAGTCATGACTCATTAATTGGATGGTTGGACTTAAGAAGAAATCTTTTTTACTTTCGGTTTcattgcttcattttttattgtgcttaatggaaaagaagaaaggaagtaaaaaaataatattattcaaataactTCCAAACAGGTGACTCGAAAGAGAGCTTTTATATTGGCCCTTTAGAAGATATTACAACTGTGGTTGATTTGAATCAATGGCCTTCAGAAGGTATGTAATCATTAATCTTTTTGGAGTGTTTCTGTGGTTGGTAAGGTTTGTTGTCTCCTCTGTCTGATGTTAACTATGGTACTTTGGGAatgaatacatatatatatatataagactatgGATTATTGCTTGATAAATGTTTTGATAGATCATTACTTTGTATTCTGGCAAGGAAATTCCAGAAGTTCTAACTTCTTGGAGACATACAATGGAAAGTTTCTATAGAAAGGTCCTGTAAGTTCTGATTTTTCCCTGATGTTGATTGCTTTACTACTGTTTTGTCTATGATAAATGAGACTAGAAATTAACCATCGATTATTGTAGTTtgacaataacaaattataGAAAAGGAGAACTATGTTTGTATGGTTTTGGATATGTTACCTCAGGTCCGCTGGAAAAAAATTACTTTCTCTACTTGCTTTGGCTTTGAACGAAGATGAGGACTTCTTTGAAAAAGTGGGGGCCTTAGATAAACCATCGGCATTTCTTCGGCTGTTGCATTATCCAGGTTTAGTAGCACGATTTACATATAAAGCCCACATAGTCCACAAATCaaaaccacacacacacatatatataaagcccacgatttatatatatttctgtttAATTATTACAAATGTTTAT
This genomic interval from Corylus avellana chromosome ca3, CavTom2PMs-1.0 contains the following:
- the LOC132174985 gene encoding E3 ubiquitin-protein ligase HOS1, whose product is MDRRFNGPTAPSSSPYGAASTAATRSPSPPPQPNYSSRPVQEALEHLASIDLFELCDEAKVERCRATRDLRSCGRSVQYVLISCGHASLCAECSQRCDLCPICRIPIPKNGNRQRLRLYYECIAAGLISKRCDEKFQEREDGDKQLTADVQRLYSLFDVALENNLVSLICHYVTDVCMDESAVSSDPVIAFLLDEVVVKDWCKRAFRNITTELQGIYNLEVGEMNTKLSLLLKCYVQLAGICNVLEVLESSFKGTLSAQLRDLHHLQESILKTKQHLEMMMWCIRHQFLENVQSRYTNFTSWRSLVRERKSAAIKRSWPDAVNYSAEPTRQDGSLFIEDALVNLDIEQGATLETGEQSEVALLLKSGVSAILQSRIEGVAGCYPFKSLRNAVDILFLCGSSDLVVAKQAILLYYLFDRHWEMPDETWRDIMEDFAATFSITRHSLLESLVFYLLDDHTDEALQEACRLLPDISGPATHPKIAQVLLERNNPDTALMVLRWSGGDGGLQMVSLSEAVTAVRVRVECGLLTEAFTHQRMLCTRVREKKLKPGPSGNASDNFKGELRNWVEWVEILVTEICCLCIRRNLVDRMIELPWNSDEEKHIHKCLLDFSIEDPSTSSGSLLVVFYLQRYRYTEAYQVDLKLQTVEQEFISKSSDSEEVLLRIRSASQWRARLIDNCMELLPEVQRQQVKSGKLPETAFDFGEEVEMAAKSDLPKVQEPISTSLLIPSSTDSSLLLRMDHTAPFVRSSVFETPTRLHGSVNNHRSEHVTYGSPSILHERGLKPISKDFKLDETSTPGTRRASPLNVSPLREISKANYSNLQDGSPETEQNGFINQFLNASPPYSHRLTTNRVSTPSSDYGLFKDSVEGLDTNLFGKRIQSDRDYRLQNVVSSDDPMDDSFSHGEKGFAAAVRNSNGGPRWRSDETSDEEEEHTPGRSIGMAYQTPPTRRTRRSRLAKR
- the LOC132173485 gene encoding UPF0676 protein C1494.01-like isoform X4; this translates as MTEALKLPIIDLSSPDPVSTANSIRQACTEYGFFYLVNPGVEQELVERVFAESSNFFSLPLEEKMKLARKEHRGYTPLYAENLDPTSTSKGDSKESFYIGPLEDITTVVDLNQWPSEGNSRSSNFLETYNGKFL
- the LOC132173485 gene encoding UPF0676 protein C1494.01-like isoform X3, whose product is MTEALKLPIIDLSSPDPVSTANSIRQACTEYGFFYLVNPGVEQELVERVFAESSNFFSLPLEEKMKLARKEHRGYTPLYAENLDPTSTSKGDSKESFYIGPLEDITTVVDLNQWPSEEVLTSWRHTMESFYRKVRWKKITFSTCFGFERR
- the LOC132173485 gene encoding uncharacterized protein LOC132173485 isoform X1; this translates as MTEALKLPIIDLSSPDPVSTANSIRQACTEYGFFYLVNPGVEQELVERVFAESSNFFSLPLEEKMKLARKEHRGYTPLYAENLDPTSTSKGDSKESFYIGPLEDITTVVDLNQWPSEEVLTSWRHTMESFYRKVLSAGKKLLSLLALALNEDEDFFEKVGALDKPSAFLRLLHYPGLVARFTYKAHIVHKSKPHTHIYIKPTIYIYFCLIITNVYLDLFLSFSSCFVGGGGLCHSILHFFFFAKSYLVASLIGL
- the LOC132173485 gene encoding 2-oxoglutarate-dependent dioxygenase ecdK-like isoform X2, which translates into the protein MKLARKEHRGYTPLYAENLDPTSTSKGDSKESFYIGPLEDITTVVDLNQWPSEEVLTSWRHTMESFYRKVLSAGKKLLSLLALALNEDEDFFEKVGALDKPSAFLRLLHYPGLVARFTYKAHIVHKSKPHTHIYIKPTIYIYFCLIITNVYLDLFLSFSSCFVGGGGLCHSILHFFFFAKSYLVASLIGL